Below is a window of Picosynechococcus sp. PCC 7002 DNA.
CTGGTACATTGAGGGTGACATCGGCAACAATCCGGGTTTGTACTTCCTGAACTGCGTTGATGGCGGCAATTTGTGATTGTAAGCTTTGGGGCGCGCGCTTCAGTTCCGCAAACACTTCGCCAAACCGATAGCGTTCATAGTAGGCCGTCTGGGTCAGCACCAGGGAATGGTAAGCACTGAGCATCATCACAAAACAAGCAATGCCACAGGCCACCACGAGGGCGATCGCCAAAAGTTGACCCCACTGGGCCTGTAGGTCTCGCCATAACTTTCGATCCAGCGGTGCAACCATCCCTACCACTCCAAAAGCAATGGTGATTGTTTAATCGCGTTCGTTTCGATGGCGACAATTTCCCCACTACGCATCCGCAAGACCCGGTCGGCCATGGCCGCAATCCCGGCATTATGGGTAATTACGGCGACGGTGGTGCCCAGGTCTCGATTAATCTGTTCAAGCACCTGCAGCACCCGTTTCCCGGTTTGAAAATCTAAGGCTCCCGTCGGTTCATCGCAGAGCAAAACCTCCGGTTGTTTGGCGATCGCCCGGGCGATCGCGACCCGTTGTTGCTCGCCCCCCGATAGTTGAGCCGGGAAATGATCGAGGCGATTCTCTAAACCCACTAAGGTCAAAGCCTCCGTTGGTGCCATGGCATGGGCCACCAGATCCGTTACGAGGGCCACGTTTTCGGCGGCGGTCAGACTTGGGATCAAATTATAAAATTGGAACACAAAGCCCACATGGTTGCGGCGGTAACGGGTGAGTTGCGCTTCATTAGCGGTGGTGAGACTTTTGCCCCGAAAAAAAATTTCGCCCGTACTCGGAATAT
It encodes the following:
- a CDS encoding ABC transporter ATP-binding protein; protein product: MTDSPIVLFWIQHLSKTYYIGDVAVQALKNIDLELYEGEFVVLLGASGSGKSTLLNILGGLDIPSTGEIFFRGKSLTTANEAQLTRYRRNHVGFVFQFYNLIPSLTAAENVALVTDLVAHAMAPTEALTLVGLENRLDHFPAQLSGGEQQRVAIARAIAKQPEVLLCDEPTGALDFQTGKRVLQVLEQINRDLGTTVAVITHNAGIAAMADRVLRMRSGEIVAIETNAIKQSPLLLEW